Within the Temnothorax longispinosus isolate EJ_2023e unplaced genomic scaffold, Tlon_JGU_v1 HiC_scaffold_23, whole genome shotgun sequence genome, the region CCGTGTAAATGAgaggcaattatattaattgccgtCCTCTTCGATGAATCGCCCATGAgccggtgagacacgtggcagtcggcactcgcgcacatGTGAGCCTGAGTCGTCGTGATGTACCCGAGTAGAGCTGGATGAGCGGTCGCTTTACATGTTAATGCAGTATCTCGGCAGCTGTAATCACTGCGGTGGGCACTTCAATGTGTAGTCACAATCAAAAATGCACAGAGCACACGTCGTGCGTCTGATCACTGCGCGGCCATTTGTACGACTCTGAAtatcgcgaggaagacgttggcgatgagcgcgcccgtgcgtGCACCAGCTGTCGCGGTGATCGGGCGTCGatacccgatcgatgctgccatctgatccGACGGCGCAAcgttaacggaatctcgaacatTCCGCCCGCCATCAGCAACCTTGTTGATGATTCCTTACTCTTGATCCTTCATCCGGTTGAAATGGGTAGTATGGCAAGCTTGGCACTTGGCCGAGTGAGTGTCATGGTGGCCGTCTTGAGGTGAGTCCACCCTGGTGAGTCCATCCTTGCCGGGGTGCAAAGCTGTTACTCTGGCGAGTGGCCATTTGCACGGTGGAGAGCGTTCGTCGGTGAGCAGCACGATGGAGCCCACCTTGATGTTGTTGTTAGGATGATGCCACTTGGATATCGCCTGCTGGCGTTGCAGATAGTGAGCCGACCATTATGCCCAAAAATGTTGAACACGCTGTTGGATGAGCTGCCACCGAGATAGTCGTGAGGTTGCTAGGTCTATCAGAGATGGCTCGGGCATGGTAGTGATTGGACCTCCAATGAGGAAATGACCTGGTGTGAGCGCTGAGACGTCTTCAGGGTCGTCACTCAACGGTTCTAAAGGCCGCGAGTTGAGAGTGGCCTCAATTTGCGTAAGCAACGTTGTGAGTTCTTCCGTCGTGAGTAGAGTCTCCCCGATAGTCCGTCTCAGATGAAACTTCACGGATTTCACCACCGCCTCCCGCTTGCCCCCCATGTGTGGAGCGCCTGGTGGGTTGAACTCCCATCTGGTGCAATCATGTTGTAGAATTTGAGCGATTCGTTGATGTTCTTGTGAACTCTGGATGAACATTTTCTTGAGCGCGGCGTTTGCTCCAATGAATGTTGTCCCGCAGTCCGAATATGGTCTGAGCAATTCCCCTTCTGGCTGAGAATCTTCGGAAGGCTGCGATGAATCCTTCTGATGAGTAGTCACTGACTACTTCAAGGTGAATTGCGGAGGTGAAGAAGCAGACGAATACACAGATCCATCCCTTGTATGTTTTCGCACCTCGTCCTTTCCATGTTTTGATGGTGAGCGGTCCGGCATAGTCAACTCCTGTATGAGTAAACGGACGTGACGGCGTAACCCGAGAGAGAGGTAGTTGGCCCATCATTTGATGAGCACGGATCCCCCTCTGCCGAGCACACACGACACACCGTAAAATATGAGACTTCACCGGAGCCCGTCCGCCGATGATCCAGTATTGTTGCCTGACATGAGCCAATGTCAGCTGTGTTCCTCCATGCAGGGTACGCAGATAGGCGTGTGCAATGATCAAGGTTGAGAACCGTGAGTGGCAAGGCAAAATCGCCTGATGTTTGTTGTCTTGAGCTAGTGCTGATTGGTTGAGGCGGCCGCCAACTCGGATGATCCCTTGAGCGTCTATATACGCAGTCAATCGACTGAATGCGTGAGCAGTTGGTGGTCTCGAGTTGGCCGTGAGCATCTTGATCTCGTGCGTGAAATATGCCGCTTGAGTAGCTTTGATCCAGAATAATCTGGCCTTCTCCAAAGCAGAGTGCGAGTCCAACGACCCGTCCCAGAACCCTCTCAAGAGAGCGATAAACCTGAAACAAAGAGctgttattttcaataatttaggGTTGAGTACTTGTATATGAGATCCCAATGATAGTCCGGTTGAGATGCAGCTGCATATAGAGCAATGCCAGGACGAGCCTCATGACCGTTCAACTCGTCCGTAAGCGCGGGTTGAGATGGCCATGCTTCAGGTGTGAGAATCCACGGTGGTCCCGTCCACCATAATGAGTGGCTTTGGAGTTGAGCAGTACTTAATCCTCGTGATGCGCAGTCGGCTGGGTTGGACGTACCTGGTACGTATTTCCAATGTGCGTTCGCAGTGAGCTCTTGAATTTGAGAAACTCGATTTCTCACGAAATCCTTCCAGCGCGATGCATGAGATTTGATCCACGTGAGTGTCACAACAGAGTCCGTCCACAGGTGAGTTGCTGTGACGTTCAACTTCAAGGTGGCTTGAACGTATTGCATGAGTCTTGAGAGCAGCAGTGCTGCGGTGAGTTCAAGTCTCGGGATGGTGAGCCGCTTGAGCGGTGCTACCTTGGTTTTGGAGCACACCAATGAAATCGTGGCGCCATTAGAGCCGTGGACGGTGATCAATACGACTGCAGTTATTGCCAGTTGAGAAGTATCAGAAAAGCCGTGAAATTCCACTGACGAGGTACTCCACGTGGTTTGAGAGGTGCTACCTTGGATGTACCACCGAGGTATTGAGAGCTTGCAAGCTTGTGAGTTCTTTTCTGATAGTGAGCCACCGTGATGAGAGCTGGGATGGCAGTGGTTCATCCCATTGGAGCTTCATGTAGCCAAAGCTCCTGCAAGAGCATCTTCGCCTTGATCACCACTGGTGATACAAAGCCCAGTGGATCGAGTATCTGAGCCACTTCAGACCAAGCAAGGCGTTTGGTGAGATGATCGGTGTGCGACGAGATCCTTGTTGAGAATGTAAATGAATCTTCTTGAGGAAGCCATCGTAATCCGAGTCCTTTGGTTACGCAATCGTCAAATGTAATTTGTGAGCCTTGGTCTTTTTCTGCTTGAACCGCAGTGAGTACGTTTTGATGAGTCGCGTGCCACCTTGCTAATGGGAAGCCGCCCGCCATGCACAAGTCCGTTGAGCAGTATTGATTCTACTACCTGCTGAACGGTGTCGGCGCCTCCAGAATTGTCATCAACATATCGACCGTTGTTAGATGATATGGCACTTCATTGAGTTGTTCATCTATCCAGCGAGTCCGTTGTAAATTTCAGTCATCTTCATGCACGTTGATCTGCCTATATCCTTTGGTGATGTCAGTGGCAACTAAGTGTCGAAGTTGTCGAGTCCAGAGCAAAACATCTGATGTCTAGGTGCTGTGATGCAGATGCATTCGAGCCATCAAATACCACGCGTAATGTTGTGGTTGCACTGTCTGGTCTGAGTACTCCGTGATGTGGCAAATAATATTGTGTGTGCTGACTGGAAACGGGTGAAGCCTTCTTCATGTGATTGAGCTCTCGATATTCTGTCATAAACTGATGATACAGACGTCGATAGTTGTCATCTCGTGAGAGTCTTGTTTGTAAACTTTTCAACCATCGATGCGCAGTGAGATACGAATCGCCAAGAGTATCAAGTGATGATTTAACAGTACTCTTGAAACAGTACTCTTGAAATGTTCTTCACATCTTTGCTCGTCAGGAGTAAGATCGAGATTGTTGCTCGCAGGCACTTCTTCCTGTGTCCAGAATCTCGACAGTAACTCGTCGAGAGCATCTTCCCTCTCCTGAATCGATGCATGATGCACTACAGCAGATGCCGATGCTGATGTGTCGACAGGTCCGAGAACGAGCCATCCGAAGATTGAGAGCTGCGCAATTGGCATCAATGTATCTCGTTTGATGATGTTGGGCTTGATCTGCCCATATGAGTCAGCTCCAATGATGATATCCACTGGCCGTGGTGTTAGGAAATCTGGATCAGCCAAGGTCAACTTGGTGAGATGCGGCCATTCCTGTGGTGCAGCGTTGAAGGATGGCAGGATGTTTGTTAACGTCTGCAGAATGTGAGCTTGAATAATGACGTCTGATCTTGAGTGAAGTGAGCGGAGCTTAAGCAATGCAACTCCTCGAGTTTGCGTCGCCTTTCCGCCACCAATTCCAGTGATGAGAATGACGGAATCGATGAGAAGCCGTACCCGCTGAGTATTAATTGATGAGCTGATCTGAGCCAGGGCCGTAGTGAGTGTGGTGATCGGGCCAAAGAGAGGTGAGCAACGATTGCACCATTTTCCTATTGAGCTGTCGCAGTTGAGCTGGTGGTTGGCTTCGCTAATGATCTCGACTGATGAGCCTCATGCAGCATCGTGTCGGTTGGTGCACTTCTTGCACCCCCGTGAGCCTTTACATGAGCGGCCGTTGTGGCGGCCGAGGCATTTGAACCAAAGCCTCCGTGGTATGACTAATTTTTGTCGATCGCCTGTTGAAAGATCCCTAAATTACGTACACATCACAATGAAGTGAGTGCCGTTGCAACAATCGCACGGGTAAATTAGATGCTGCCGTGCAGGCCGGTTGAGCTGCCACATGCTAAGCTGTCAACGTGCGCTTTGCTGTTGAATGAGCGCCGACGGCTGTGAGGCTTCAAGATATGCATGCTCCTTGAGAAACGCCTTGTTCGCCTCTTCGAGATGCATTGAGATTTGGATGACCTCCTCTAACGGCATGTCCTCTGCACAAGTTGGCAGCGTTTCGCCAATATTCCGCACCGTCGCCAGGCGGTTCATTTAGGATAAGCTCTGTGGACAAGCGCACGGGTGAGGCTTGGCGTTCCGATGTGCGAGCCGGTGGAACCTCGAGCAGCGGCGTCGTGGTCTCCGTACCGCCCGTACCCGCCTTTGCGGGTTCCGTCATGTTGAGCCGTCCCTGAGCTGCGCACGATGAAATACCTGAGAAATGTCGAGACACGTGTAAGAAATGCTGCACGAACCGAGAACGTTCGAGAGACGCGTGAGAAAAACACTATGCGAATCGAGAATCGTTAGGGTCATGTATTGAGCACGTGAAAATGTCTATTTACACTCGCGGGAGCGCGTGAACATGTTTGTATAACactcgcgagcgcgcgtgaGAACTTCACTCGCGGAAGCGCGCGATAATGTCCACGTGGCATGTCCTGAACGGCATGCCCTGTTCACATGATCTGTGTCCGAGCTACACTTTAAGTTCCACgcatccggctcgaaggaccaaatgttcgcgaaatcgctgattaatcccggcgatggaagcgggatgagaaggacgcgcgtggaaggtgttaactaaatattcactttatttttgtgtaactcagactacagtctgagccgtctttaatgcgTCTTTAATGCGTCTTTAATGCGTCTTTAATGCGTCAAAATTGATACAATCTGACCTGAGAGTGATGAGCGGTGAACAAAATAAGATGTCTATATAGTCCGTGTAAATGAgaggcaattatattaattgccgtCCTCTTCGATGAATCGCCCGTAAgccggtgagacacgtggcggtcggcactcgcgcacatGTGAGCCTGAGTCGTCGTGTTGATGTACCCGAGTAGAGCTGGATGAGCGGTCGCTTTACATGTTAATGCAGTATCTCGGCAGCTGTAATCACTGCGGTGGGCACTTCAATGTGTAGTCACAATCAAAAATGCACAGAGCACACGTCGTGTGTCTGATCACTGCGCGGCCATTTGTACGACTCTGAAtatcgcgaggaagacgttggcaatgagcgcgcccgtgcgtGCGCCAGCTGTCGCGGTGATCGGGCGTCGatacccgatcgatgctgccatctgatccGACGGCGCAAcgttaacggaatctcgaacaaTTACagacttaaaataaaaatattaagattataaaaaaatgtttatgtatTGTTGCGCTGCGCTTCGCTATCGCACAATCACTCGCGTTCGCGCCGCGCACTCCCGGACTCGTGTAATAAAAAAGGATAAACActttattacaaaagaaaCTCAGGTTTATTAAGAATTCTGTACAAGCGTTTCAGGTTTCAGGTGGAGAATACGTCCGAACGATCGGAGTCTCCCTGTAGATCTGACAGTCGTCGTGAAAATCAATACATCAACAACAACCGGTCGTTAAGGACCGCGCTTCGACTTGAAGCTATTCGAGCGAAGTTCGGGCTCCTCGCGATCGAAGTTCCGCGCGCAACGGGTGCCTCAACACGGGCGCAACACTGCCCCCCTTCTTCCTagattgtcgtcccgacaatccACAGAAGGGCAGTGCCCCGATAATACGACTTCCCGGGCACCAGGCTGGCTCCTTGTTCTACCCCGGGCTGCTGCCACGGGTTAACGAACTGCCCTCTTTTGGTCCCTTGCCGTAAAACACCTTGAGGTAGGCTTTGCTTCCTTCGGCTTCCTGGGAAAGAGCTGGCCAGACTCCTCCCCT harbors:
- the LOC139823964 gene encoding uncharacterized protein is translated as MNHCHPSSHHGGSLSEKNSQACKLSIPRWYIQGSTSQTTWSTSSVEFHGFSDTSQLAITAVVLITVHGSNGATISLVCSKTKVAPLKRLTIPRLELTAALLLSRLMQYVQATLKLNVTATHLWTDSVVTLTWIKSHASRWKDFVRNRVSQIQELTANAHWKYVPGTSNPADCASRGLSTAQLQSHSLWWTGPPWILTPEAWPSQPALTDELNGHEARPGIALYAAASQPDYHWDLIYKFIALLRGFWDGSLDSHSALEKARLFWIKATQAAYFTHEIKMLTANSRPPTAHAFSRLTAYIDAQGIIRVGGRLNQSALAQDNKHQAILPCHSRFSTLIIAHAYLRTLHGGTQLTLAHVRQQYWIIGGRAPSVTTHQKDSSQPSEDSQPEGELLRPYSDCGTTFIGANAALKKMFIQSSQEHQRIAQILQHDCTRWEFNPPGAPHMGGKREAVVKSVKFHLRRTIGETLLTTEELTTLLTQIEATLNSRPLEPLSDDPEDVSALTPGHFLIGGPITTMPEPSLIDLQAISKWHHPNNNIKVGSIVLLTDERSPPCKWPLARVTALHPGKDGLTRVDSPQDGHHDTHSAKCQACHTTHFNRMKDQE